In Pseudonocardia sp. DSM 110487, the sequence CGCCCGGTGCGCGACCAGCTCCTGCGCGAGGCCGCCGGCAACCCGCTCGCCCTGCACGAGCTCCCCGCTGCCCACCGGGCCGGCCGGGCGCCGGTCTACCCGCTCGCCCCGCCCGACGCGGGCCGCGGCGGGACCGCGCCGACGCACAGCGCGGTCGAGGAGGAGTTCGCGGCGCGCATCGTCGCGCTGCCTGCGGCCGCCCGGACCGCGCTCCTCGTGGCCGCCGCCGACGGGACCTGCGACACCCGGGTCGTGCTCGCCGCGGCCGAGCGGCTCGGGGCCGGACCGGCCGACCTGGAGGTCCTCGAACGGGAGCGGCTGCTGATGTTCGCCGAGGGGTGCATGGGGTTCCACCACCCCCTGATCCGCACCGCCGTCTACGGCGCGGCGACCATGCCGGCGAAGCGGGCCGCGCACCAGGCGCTGGCCGAGGTGCTCAACGGGCGGAACGAGGAGGACCGGCGCAACTGGCACCTGGCGGCGTCGAGCCTCGGCCCGGACGAGGCGGTGGCCGCGGCGCTGGAACAGAGCGCGCTGCGGGCCCGCGAGCGCGGGAGCCACGAGACGGTCGCCGCGGCGTTCGAACGCGCCGCCGCGCTCAGCCCCTTCGGCGAGGAACGGGCGCGGCGCATGGTGGCGGCCGCGGAGGCGGCGGCCGAGGCCGGGCACCGGGAGTGGGCGGCCCAGCTGGCCGGGTGCACGGAGCCGGTCACCGATCAGCCTCAGCTGCGAGCGCGGCTCGCCCTGGTGCGGGCGCGGCTCGCCGACGAGGAGGGCGACGTCGCCGAGACCCACCGGTTGCTCCTGGAAGCCGTCGGACCCGCCGCCCGCGCGGCCCCAGACCTGGCGGGCGAGATGTTGCTGTGGGCGGTCGAGGCCGGGTGGTCGGCCCGTGACCGCGGCATGGTGGAGCAGGTGTCCGACGCCGCGGGCGAGCTCGGGCTGCCGGGGGCGGACCACATCCGCGCGCACGCCACGCTCGCCGCGGCCCAGCTCCCCGACGACCCGGACGCTCCTCTGCCCACGGCCGCCGCCGCACTCGCCGGGATGTCCGAGTGCGAGGGCGTGGGTGATCCGCGCGCCACCTCGAGCCTCGCCGCCTGGTACCTGGTGGCGGGGGACGACACGATGGCACTCGCACTCGCGGCGACCGCGGAGCGGGAGGCCCGCTCCACCGGCGCGCTCGGTGCGCTGCCCCGCGTGCTCGCCGCTCTCGCGACGAGCCGCTGGCACCTCGGCCATTGGCGCGACGCCGCAGCCGCGGCCACCGACGGCCTCTGCATTGCCCGCGACGTCGGCCAGCACCAGGTCGTCGACCAGCTGGCCGGCGTGCTGGCCCACATCGCGGCGGCGCGCGGGGACGAGATGCGGTTCGCTGCGGCCCTCGGCGAGCTGCACGGGCGGCGGCCCACCGCGCGCTCGGTCGGGATCACCGGGTCGGCCCGCGGGCTGCTCGACCTCGGCCTCGGCCGGTTCGACGCCGCAGCGGACCGGCTCGGGGACGCGGCGACGTCCCGCGGGTGGTGGCGCGGGCTGTCCGACCAAGTGGAGGCAGCGGCCCGGGCCGGGCGGACCGCGGACGCCCGACGCGCCGCGGACCGGTACGCGCGGTGGGCCGAGCACACAGGGCAGGCGTGGACGCGCGCGATCGCGCGGCGCTGCCAGGCCCTCGTCGCATCGGAGGACGCCGCGGCGGAGCTCTTCGCAGAGGCCACGGCGTTGCACCGGATGGACGGCACGCACCCGTTCGAACGCGCCCGCACCGATCTCCTGCACGGCGAGTGGCTGCGCCGCGCACGGCGCCGGAGCGAGGCGCGCGGCCCGCTGCGGGCGGCCGCCGACGCCTTCGCGGAGCTGGGTGCCACACCGTGGGCCGAGCGAGCGCGCGCCGAGCTGCGCGCCACGGGCGAGACCCGCTCGACGTCGACCATGACCGGCCCCGCCCCCGACCAGCTCGCCGAGCTCACGCCGCAGGAGCTGCAGGTCGTCCGGCTCGCCGCGGCGGGACTGTCCAACCGCGACATCGGCGCACAGCTCTTCCTCTCCCCTCGCACCGTCGGCTACCACCTCTACAAGGCGTTCCCCAAGCTCGGGGTGGCCTCGCGCGCGCAGCTGGTCCGGCTCGACCTCCCCGCGTAGCCTGCGCCTCGTGACGTCCACCGAGCGGCTCGCCGTCGCCAAGACCTACAAGCTGTACGTCGGCGGCGCCTTCCCGCGCTCGGAGTCGGGCCGCAGCTACCCGGTCACCGGCGCCGACGGCACGCTGCTCGCCCACGCCGCACTCGCGTCCCGCAAGGACGTGCGCGACGCGGTGAGCGCCGCGCGCGCGGCGTTCCCCGGCTGGTCCGGCGCCACCGCCTACAACCGCGGCCAGGTGCTCTACCGGGTCGCCGAGATGCTGCAGGGCCGCCGCCCGCAGTTCGTCGACGACGTTGTGGTCGCCGAGGGCGTGCGCAAGGGGCAGGCCACGGCGCTCGTGGACGCCGCGATCGACCGCTGGGTCTGGTACGCCGGCTGGACCGACAAGATCGTCTCCGTGCTCGGCTCGGTGAACCCGGTGGCCGGGCCGCTGGTGAACTGGTCCACCCCGGAGCCAACCGGTGTGGTGGGGGTGCTCGCGCCGCAGTCCTCGTCGCTGCTGGGACTGGTCGACGTGCTCGCGCCGGTGCTCGCCACCGGATGCACGGCGGTCGTCGTGGCGTCCGAGCGCCGGCCGCTGCCCGCGGTGGAGCTGGCCGAGGTGCTCGCCACATCCGACGTGCCCGGCGGGGTGGCGAATGTGCTCACCGGACGCACCGCCGAGCTCGCGCCGTGGCTCGCCGCACACGGCGAGGTGCAGGCGCTCGACCTGGCGGGCGCCCCCGCCGAGCTGGCCGCCGACCTGGAACGTGCCGCGGCCGATGGCGTCAAGCGCGTGCTCCCGCGCCCGGCCGTCGAGCCCGACCCGACCCGCGAACCCGATCTTGTGCGGCTGCGCGCCTGGACCGAGATCAAGACAGTGTGGCACCCGGTCGGACGCTGATAGATACCTCTGGCCGTGCCCTGTCGGCCCCGGGTCGATGGGCTTCGTGTCCAGGCGGTTCCTGGCAAGGCGGAGGCGGACTCGCGTACTGGACGTACTCGGGTTCGCCGACAACGCAGCCAGGGACCGCCTGGGCGCGAAGACCGCGATCAGGGGCCGACAGGGCACGGCCTAGGCTTTGGCCGTGGCCAGCGACATCGTCCCGATCCAGCTCTCGCTCACGGCGGGCGACCTCGTCACGCTGTGGGCCCCGCGGTGGCGGGAGGACGGCGAGGAGTGGGAGGCCTTCCTCGGCGACGACGACGCGTTGTTCGCCTTCCCGGAGGTCACCCAGCTCGCGGCGTTCGTCCGCACGGTCGACGAACACGACCTGATCGACCATCCGGCGTGGTCCGTGGTGCCCGACCTCACGGTGCCGGAGCTGACCCCCGACGAGACCCAGCGGTACGACATCGTCGGTGTCCCCGAGATCGTCGCGGAGGACCCCGACACCTGGACCGTCGGCGAGCTCGCCGAGATCACGGAGATGATCCGCTCGATCGCCGAGGTCTGCGAGCTGGACGCGGTCACCGACGTGCTGGGGGCCGCGCCCGCGTTCGGACTCCTGCGCCAGGGCGCGCTGCCCTTCGCCGGACGCGAGGGCCAGCGGCTGTGGACGCAGATGGTCGAGACGATCGCGGAGCGCTGGGACGAGGTCATCGATGCGCTCGACGACATCGTCGACACCCCGGAGGTCGACGCCGCCGCGCTCGCCGCCGCCGAGAAGGAGGTCGTGGTCGTCGAGGACACCGACGAGCCCACGGTCACCGAGGCCGACGAGGACGGCGCGGCGGACGAGGACGAGGACGAGGAGCGCGGCTTCTGGGAGGAGGTCGGGATCGACCCCGTCCGGATCAGCACGCGGGACGGCGACCACTTCACCCTGCGCTGCTACCTCGACGACAAGGCCGTCTTCCTCGGGTCCGACGGGCAGATCGACGTCTTCCGCAGCGAGCGGGCGCTGGCCCGCTGGCTCGGCGAGGACGGCGCAGCCGGGCACGACCTGGCCGCGGCGTCCACCTGGACGGAGATCGTCGAGCGAGCCGGGGTGGGCGAGCTGGAGGTCCGGGTCGACGAACTGAACGCCTATACCCTCACCGGGCTGCCCGACGACCTCGCCGAGGGCCCGATGGCTGTCGACCCCTCCCAGCTGGAGCTGGCCACCGAGCTGCTGCTCGACGTCGGTGACTGGGCGGACGACGACGAGGCCCGCCGCGCGCTCGCCGAGTCGCAGTCGCTCGGCTGGCTCGTCTCGTTCATCACCAAACCCGACCCGACCCGCCTCCAGCCCAGCCCGCCGTTCGACACCGAAGCGGCGAAGTTCCGCGAGCTGATCGAGGACGTGACGAACCGCTTCCGCACCCACTGACTCACCCGGTGGTCGAGTAGGGCCGGCGGCGCTACTCGACGTGCGGGAGATCCGCGAGGCCGGCACCGGTCAGAGTTTGCGGACGGTGATCAGCCTCTCGAACCTGGTGAAGTCCTCGACGCTCCCGGTGACGAGCGTGTCGACGCCGTGCACGAGCATCGTCGCAACGATGTTCGCGTCGTGCACCTGCTTCCCGCCGCAACCGATGTCGTCGAGCAGCGCGAGGAGCCGGGCGTTGACCTTCTCGTTCTCGTCGAGCAGACGCAGCCGCCCGCAGAGCGCCCGCGCGTTGGCGACGGAGTCCTGCTGGCTCAGGCCCAGCCCGTTCCGTTCCTCGGGACGAGTAGCGACCGACAGGTACTCCCGCAGAATCTGTCCGCTGGTGTAAAGCGTCGTCCCGCGGGCCGGCCATTCGTCCAAGGCCTCGCGCGCCTTCGCGTACTCGGCACGTCCGGCGTCGGTTGCGGTGAGAAGAACATTGGTGTCGAGAACGACGCGATCAGCGACCTTCGTCGTCATAGATGTCCTCCCGCCGCCACGTCGTGCTCGAGGACGTTCGTGCCGTGACCAGCTGAATCGGGCTGGGCGCCTGACGCGGGATGGGTTCCGTGGTTGCGGCGTCGAGGATCGCCAGTACCTCCTGCTGCATCGACCGTCCGTGCGCCTCGGCGCGTTCGCGCAAGGCGGAGAGCATGGACTCCGGCACGTTGCGGATGTGGATGGCGGGCACGGTTCCATGCTAGCGCTAGCGCTAGCATGCGTGGGTCACGAGCCCAGGTCGGCCTCCCTGGCCAGGAGGCCCAGCTGCGTGCGGTTGGTGCACCCGAGTTTGTCCAGTGCGTTGGAGACGTAGCCCTTCACCGTCGCCTCGGTGAGGTGCAGCCGCCGTGCCACCTCGGCGTTGGAGCACCCCTCGCCCAGCAGGGCCACGACGTCGCGTTCCCGGTCGGTCAGCCGGGCGAGCCGGGCCACCGCGCGGCGGCGGGCCACGTGCGCGCCGCCGGCCCGGTCCACGAGGTGGCGCGCCGCCGACCGCGCCAGCACCGTGTGGCCCTGCGCCGCCACCCGCACCAGTGTGGCCAGCTCGTCCGGGGGCGTGGACTTGAGCAGGTAGCCCGCCGCCCCGGCGCGCAGTGCCCTGTGCACGTGCTCGTCGCCGTCGAAGGTGGTGAGCGCGACGACCGGCGGCGAGGAGGGCAGCTCGACGATCCGCGCGGTCGCGGCGATCCCGTCCACCCCTGGCATCCGCAGGTCCATCAGGACGACGTCCGGTTCGTGCAGCACGACGGCCTCGACGGCCTCGGCACCGTCGGCCGCGGTGGCGACGACCTCGATCCCGTCGGCGGCGCCGAGGATCGTGCGCAGGTGGGCGCACACCATCGGCTCGTCGTCGACCACCAGCACGCGGACCGCCATCGCGTTCTCCTTCATCGGGTCACCGGGAGTTCGGCCCGGACCGCGAACCCGCCGTCGGGACTTGGCCCGGCCTGCAGGGTCCCGCCGATGATCGCCACCCGCTCCCGCAGGCCGCGCAGTCCGCTCCCCGAGCCGGTGGGGGCGAGGGCCGGGTCCGCGGTGGCAGGTGTGTTGGTCACCGGCGCCGCGGTGACGCTGATCATCAGCGCCGGGGTGGCAGGCACCGCGCTCCTGCCATACGGCCTGTGGGTGCTGCTGCGCGCCGATGAGATGCGCCCGTACCGCTTCCTCGCCGTGACGTTCCTCGTGCTGTACGCCGTCTTCGTCGTGGCTCCGGGCCGTCCTTACTACCTGGGCGGGCTGTACGGGATCGTCGCCGCGGCGGGCGCACTCGGCCTGCAGCACCGCCGCGAGGCGGGTCGGCGTCGGTTCAGCTGGGTGGCGTGGCCCGCCACCGCGTTGAGCGCCGCTGCGGCGGGCGGGCTCCTCCTCTTCTCCGCAACGACGATCACGGCCACGTCGGACGACATCGGCGAGACGATCGCGCGGCGCGCCGCCACCGCGTACCAGGCACTGCCGCCCGAGACGCGGGAACACACCGCGCTCATGGGCGAGTCCTACATCATCGCCGCCTACCTCGACGGCTACTCGCTGCATTACGGCCTCCCCCAGGCCTACAGCGGCAGCCGCGGCTACGGCTGGTTCCCGCCCCCGCCCGAGGATGACATCACGGTGCTGTTCGTCGGCGGCGATCCCGACGAGCTGCGGCCGTACTTCTCGGACGTGCGACTGGTGGCCGACGGCGGACAGGACGCGAGCGTGTGGCTGTGCACCGGCCGGAAGGAGCCCTGGGCACGGCTGTGGCCGCGGATCCGCACCCTGTCCGTCGCATGACGGCCATTAGGGCAGGCTAACATCAGCCGGTGAAGCTCCTCCCCACGATCGCGCTCGGCGCGTTGCTCACCCTCGTCACCGCGTGCGGCTCCGCCCCGGAAACCGCACCGGCGCAGGCGCCGTTCCGGGTCGTCACGCACGCCATGGGCGAGACGGCGATCCCGGCCCAGCCGAAGCGGGTGGTCGCGCTCGATCAGAGCTTCGTCGACGCGGTGCTGACGCTGGAGACCCCGCTCGTCGGCTACACCACCTACCGCGCGATCGAGGGCGGGCTCCCGGAGTACCTCGGCCCGCTCGCCGCGACCTACGGCACGGAGGCCATCTCGGTCGGCGAGCTCGAGAAGCCGAGCCTCGAGCAGATCGCCGCGCTGAAGCCCGACCTCATTCTGTCGGCCAAGGTGCGACACGAGGCGCAGTACGCACAGCTCTCCCAGATCGCGCCCACCGTCTTCAGCGAGACGACGGGACCCACGTGGAAGGAGAACCTCCGCCTCACGGGGCAGGCGCTGGGCAAGGAGCAGCTCGCGGAGGCCAAGATCAACGAGTACGAGCAGCGGGCCGCCGCGATCGGCCGGGAGATCGCCGCCAAGTCCGGCGGCACGCTACCCACCGTCTCGATCGTCCGCTTCGCGGGCGAGGACACCGTGCGCCTCTACAGCGAGAAGTCCTACGCCGGGATCGTGCTGCGCGACGTGGGGTTCCCGCGCCCCGCCACCCAGCCCACCACCGACAAGATCGCGGTGGACGTCTCCCAGGAACGCATCCTCGACCTCGACGCCGACCAGATCTTCGTCGCGACGTGGGCCGACCCCACGGCCACCGGGCCGAAGGCCCAGTTCACCAGCAACCCGCTGTGGAGCAGGCTCACCGGCGCCCAGCACGTGGTCGACGACCTGACGTGGATGAGCGCCGTGGGGCTCCAGGGCGCGCACACGGTGCTCGACGACGTCGCCAAGGCCTTCTCGGTCGACCCGGTCAGGCCATGAGCGCGGCGTAGCCGGGCTTGATCACCTCGTTGATCAGTGCGAGCCGCTCGTCGAAACCGATGAAGGCCGACTTCATGGCGTTCACGGTGAACCACTGCAGATCGGCCCACCCGTAACCGAAGGTGTCGGCGAGCGCGGTCATCTCACTCGTCATCGACACGTCGGACATCAGCCGGTTGTCGGTGTTGACGGTGACCCGGAACCGCAACTGGGTCAGCAGCCCGATCGGGTGGTCCCCCAGTGATTTCGCCGCACCGGTGTGCACGTTCGACGTGGGGCACATTTCGAGTGGGATCCTCTTGTCACGCACATAGGCGGCGAGAAGACCCAATCGAGGGGTTCCGTCGGCACCCAGGGTGATGTCGTCGACGATCCGGACGCCGTGTCCGAGGCGGTCGGCACCGCACCACTGCAGCGCCTCCCAGATCGAGGGCAACCCGAATGCCTCACCCGCGTGGATCGTGAAGTGCGCGTTCTGCTGACGCATGTACTCGAACGCGTCCAGGTGGCGTGTGGGCGGGAACCCGGCCTCGGCACCCGCGATGTCGAACCCGACGACACCCAGGTCGCGGTAGCGCACCGCCAGCTCCGCGATCTCACGCGAGCGCGCCGCGTGCCGCATGGCCGTGAGCAGACAGCCCACCCGGATGCGCCTGCCGTGCTCCGCGGCGCGCGCCGCGCCCACCTTGAACCCCTCGAGCACCGCCTCCACCACGGCGTCCAGCTCCAGGCCCGCCTCGACGTGCAGCTCGGGGGCGAACCGGACCTCCGCGTACACGACGCCGTCGGCCGCGAGGTCCTCCGCGCACTCGGCCGCCACCCGGACCAGCGCGTCCGCCGTCTGCATCACGCCGACCGTGTGCCCGAACGTCTCCAGGTAGCGCACCAGCGACCCGGAGTGGGCCGCGGCGAGGAACCACCCGCCCAGCTCGTCCGAATCCATGGACGGCAGGTCGCGGTAGCCGGCCGCATCGGCGAGCTCGATGACCGTGGCGGGCCGCAGCCCGCCGTCGAGATGGTCGTGCAGGAGCACCTTCGGGGCGTCGCGGATGGTGTCGACGGTCAAGGGCGCAGGCATCCGGCCACGCTAGAACACGCCCCTACCTTGGGGTATCTGGGCGCGCTTCACTGCTCCGATCGGGGCATACACCTCCGATCGGGGAGCCGCGGACGGGTGATCCACCCGGGTCGCTACCCTCATTGCCGCACCACCCGATGTCCGGCTCAGAGGAAGCTCCCCGCCGCCATGAGCAATGACTCCACCCTCTCGTTCGACCGCATGCGCGGGATGCTGATGCGCGCAGCGGAGATCCGCGACAGCGAGCAGCAGCAGATCTTCGACTCGCTCGACGAGATCCACGCGCGGCTCGCGGCCCTTGACGCCCTCGGCACGGTGCGCAAGCGCCTCACCGAGCTCCCCGATCGCACCGAGGTCAGCGTCCTCGCCGAGCGCCTCGACGAGACGGTCGCCAAGCTCGACGCTCAGGACGCCTCGATCGCGTCCGTCCTGCGGGCGGTCGAGGCGATGCCGGACAAGCTGGCGAAGCCGATCGCGCAGCTCGACGGCCGCCTCGACGGGATGGCAGGCCGCCTCGAGGGCGTCTCCGGACGCATGGACGGGCTGGACGACCGCCTCGGTGGCCTGCACAAGCGCCTCGACGACCTCGACAACCGCCTCGACCGGCACGAGATGCGCCTCGACGCCATGCCGTCCTCGGTTGGCGCGCCGATCAAGGAGCGCGTCGACGGGATCGAACGCCTCGTCCGCGAGCAGCTCGACAACGCCATCCGCTCCGTGGACGAGTCCGGCGAGGGCCTGCGCAACCTGCTCGGCGACACCAGCGTCGGCCTGCACCGCAGGCTGGAGGACCTGGCCGCCCGCCCCGCCGTCGACCCGACGGAGCCGCTCAACGGCCTCGAGAAGCGTCTCGAGAACCTGGCCGCCCGCCTCGACGCGATCGAGGACGGCATGTCCGGGCGCCTCGGCAACCTCGGCGGCACCATCGACGAGAAGCTCGGCAAGCTCGACGCCGCGATCGTGGAGCGGCCGGACACCAGCTCGCTTCGCTCGCTCGTGGAGCGCGCCAACGCCGAGTCGGAGCGGCGCAACGCGGGCCAGCTGGACGAGGCCATGGCCACGTTCGCCGAGCTCATCCTCGGCCGCGGCCCGTCGGTGCACCAGATGCCGCCGCCCCCGCCCCGCCAGACCCCGCGGCGCAACCGCAGCAAGGTCACGGTGAAGAGCCCGAACGGCGCCTCCGCCCACGACACGGTGACCGACGACCCCGACGACTGAGGTCCGCCCCTTGTAGCGCCGGCAAGGTGGCCGTACTGCCGCGTGAAGCCGGTATGGCCACCTTGCTGGCGTTCCAACCCGGTGGCGCAGGCACCTCGGTCCGGGGCAGGGTGCACGGCATGATCCGGACCGTCGACGAGCTCGTCACGTACACCGCCGCCGGGAAGCCGGTCGAGTACCTGTTCTTCTGGGGGCACCGGCCGCACCCCTCCGGGCGGCCCGGGCCGAGCTGCCTGTCGCAGTGGTGGCCCGCCCCGTTCACCGTCGACGGTGTTCTCTACCGGACCGCGGAGCACTGGATGATGGCCGAGAAGGCGCGGCTGTTCGGCGACGAGCGCAGCGCCGCCGCCGTTCTCGCTGCGGCGTCGCCGAAGGAGGCGAAGGCGCTCGGCCGGTCCGTGCGGGGCTTCGACGGCGACCGCTGGGATGCGGCCGCGTTCGACATCGTCGTGCGGGGCAGCACGGCGAAGTTCGGGCAGGACCCTCAGCTGCGGGACTACCTGGTCGGTACCGGCGACGCCGTGCTCGTCGAAGCGAGCCCCCTTGACGCGGTCTGGGGCATCGGCCTCGCAGCCGACGACCCTCGCGCCCGCAGGCCCGCCGAGTGGCCAGGACGGAACCTGCTCGGCTTCGCCCTGATGCAGGCCCGGCACGTCCTGGCCCCGACGGAACCGGCCGCAGCGGACTGACGCCGCGGACCCGGTGTCAGGCGGACCTCAGGGTCTCCAGGAGCAGAGCGGGGCGGGGCGCCGGCTCGTCCGAGACCAGCACACCCCCGTCCAGCGCCGCACGAGCGCCTGCGACCGCGCCGGGGGTGTCGGTGTGCAGCTCCAGCACCGGCTGTCCGGCCTCGACCGCGTCCCCGACTCCGGCCAGCAGGCGGACGCCCGCTGCGGCCTGCACCGCGTCCTCCTTGCGGGCCCGGCCGGCCCCGAGCCGCCATGCCGCCACTCCGACGGCGTAGGCGTCGAGGCGGGTGAGCACCCCGGACCTGTCGGCCACGAGTTCCTCGACGTGGGAGGCGACGGGCAGCGGGGCGCCCGGGTCGCCGCCCTGCGCGGCGATCATCCGCTCCCACACCTCGTGGGCTTTTCCGGACGCGAGCACCTGCGCCGGGTCGACGTCGGTGATGGCGGCGAGCGTGAGCATCTCCCGGGCCAGCGCCACGGTCAGCTCCACGACGTCGGCCGGGCCGCCCCCGCGCAGCACCTCGACGGACTCGGCCACCTCCAGCGCGTTGCCCACCGCCCGCCCGAGGGGCACCGACATGTCGGTGAGCAGGGCGGTGGTCGCGAGGCCGTGCGCCGATCCGATCGCGACCATCGTCTCGGCGAGCTCCCGCGCACGCTCCGGCGTCTTCATGAACGCCCCGGAACCGACCTTGACGTCGAGCACGAGCCCGTCGGTGCCCTCTGCGATCTTCTTGCTCATGATCGAGCTGGCGATCAGCGGGATCGACTCGACCGTGCCCGTGACGTCGCGCAGCGCGTAGAGCTTGCGGTCGGCGGGCGCGAGCGTCGGCGTGGTCGCGCAGATCACCGCGCCCACGTCGGCGAGCTGCGCCGCGATCTCCTCCTCCGTCAGCGACGCCCGCCAGCCGGGGATCGCCTCCAGCTTGTCGAGCGTGCCACCGGTGTGCCCGAGCCCGCGCCCGGACAGCTGCGGCACCGCCGCCCCGCACGCGGCCACGAGCGGGGCGAGCGGCAACGTGATCTTGTCGCCGACCCCTCCTGTGGAGTGCTTGTCCACCAGCGGCCGCCCGACGTCCCGGAACGCCAGCACCTCGCCGGAGTCGATCATCGCCTGGGTCCAGCGGGCGATCTCGCCGCCGTCCATCCCGTTGAGCAGGATCGCCATCGCGAGCGCCGCCATCTGCTCGTCGGCGACGGCCCCGCGCGTGTAGGCGTCGACGATCCAGTCGATCTGCTCGTCGGTCAGCCGGGCACGGTCGCGCTTGGCGACGATCACATCGATCGCGTTCACGGCCCGACCCTATTCCGATTCAGGCGGGTAGGTCCTCGGGGCCGAACGCGTCCGGGAGGACCTCGCTCAGCGGGAGGATGCCTCGCGGCGTGTCCAGCAGGCAGTCGGGACCGCCGAACTCGTAGAGCACCTGGCGGCAGCGGCCGCACGGCATGAGCAGGTCTCCGGTTCCGGATCGGCAGGCCACCGCCGTGAAGCGGCCGCCACCGGTGAGGCGCAGCTGCCCCGCCATCGTGCATTCGGCGCACAGCCCGAGGCCGTACGAGGCGTTCTCCACGTTGCACCCGGTGACGACGCGCCCGTCGTCGCAGAGCGCGGCGGCACCGACGTGCAGGCGGGAGTACGGCGCGTAGGCCGACGCCGCGGCCGCGACGGCGGCGTCGCGCAGGGCCGGCCAGTCCAGGTCAGTCACCTTCACCCCGCCGGTACTCGAGTCCGATCGCGGCAGGTGGC encodes:
- a CDS encoding primosomal protein, giving the protein MASDIVPIQLSLTAGDLVTLWAPRWREDGEEWEAFLGDDDALFAFPEVTQLAAFVRTVDEHDLIDHPAWSVVPDLTVPELTPDETQRYDIVGVPEIVAEDPDTWTVGELAEITEMIRSIAEVCELDAVTDVLGAAPAFGLLRQGALPFAGREGQRLWTQMVETIAERWDEVIDALDDIVDTPEVDAAALAAAEKEVVVVEDTDEPTVTEADEDGAADEDEDEERGFWEEVGIDPVRISTRDGDHFTLRCYLDDKAVFLGSDGQIDVFRSERALARWLGEDGAAGHDLAAASTWTEIVERAGVGELEVRVDELNAYTLTGLPDDLAEGPMAVDPSQLELATELLLDVGDWADDDEARRALAESQSLGWLVSFITKPDPTRLQPSPPFDTEAAKFRELIEDVTNRFRTH
- a CDS encoding adenosine deaminase, which translates into the protein MPAPLTVDTIRDAPKVLLHDHLDGGLRPATVIELADAAGYRDLPSMDSDELGGWFLAAAHSGSLVRYLETFGHTVGVMQTADALVRVAAECAEDLAADGVVYAEVRFAPELHVEAGLELDAVVEAVLEGFKVGAARAAEHGRRIRVGCLLTAMRHAARSREIAELAVRYRDLGVVGFDIAGAEAGFPPTRHLDAFEYMRQQNAHFTIHAGEAFGLPSIWEALQWCGADRLGHGVRIVDDITLGADGTPRLGLLAAYVRDKRIPLEMCPTSNVHTGAAKSLGDHPIGLLTQLRFRVTVNTDNRLMSDVSMTSEMTALADTFGYGWADLQWFTVNAMKSAFIGFDERLALINEVIKPGYAALMA
- a CDS encoding ABC transporter substrate-binding protein, which produces MKLLPTIALGALLTLVTACGSAPETAPAQAPFRVVTHAMGETAIPAQPKRVVALDQSFVDAVLTLETPLVGYTTYRAIEGGLPEYLGPLAATYGTEAISVGELEKPSLEQIAALKPDLILSAKVRHEAQYAQLSQIAPTVFSETTGPTWKENLRLTGQALGKEQLAEAKINEYEQRAAAIGREIAAKSGGTLPTVSIVRFAGEDTVRLYSEKSYAGIVLRDVGFPRPATQPTTDKIAVDVSQERILDLDADQIFVATWADPTATGPKAQFTSNPLWSRLTGAQHVVDDLTWMSAVGLQGAHTVLDDVAKAFSVDPVRP
- a CDS encoding response regulator transcription factor, yielding MKENAMAVRVLVVDDEPMVCAHLRTILGAADGIEVVATAADGAEAVEAVVLHEPDVVLMDLRMPGVDGIAATARIVELPSSPPVVALTTFDGDEHVHRALRAGAAGYLLKSTPPDELATLVRVAAQGHTVLARSAARHLVDRAGGAHVARRRAVARLARLTDRERDVVALLGEGCSNAEVARRLHLTEATVKGYVSNALDKLGCTNRTQLGLLAREADLGS
- a CDS encoding aldehyde dehydrogenase family protein; its protein translation is MTSTERLAVAKTYKLYVGGAFPRSESGRSYPVTGADGTLLAHAALASRKDVRDAVSAARAAFPGWSGATAYNRGQVLYRVAEMLQGRRPQFVDDVVVAEGVRKGQATALVDAAIDRWVWYAGWTDKIVSVLGSVNPVAGPLVNWSTPEPTGVVGVLAPQSSSLLGLVDVLAPVLATGCTAVVVASERRPLPAVELAEVLATSDVPGGVANVLTGRTAELAPWLAAHGEVQALDLAGAPAELAADLERAAADGVKRVLPRPAVEPDPTREPDLVRLRAWTEIKTVWHPVGR
- a CDS encoding PA containing protein produces the protein MSNDSTLSFDRMRGMLMRAAEIRDSEQQQIFDSLDEIHARLAALDALGTVRKRLTELPDRTEVSVLAERLDETVAKLDAQDASIASVLRAVEAMPDKLAKPIAQLDGRLDGMAGRLEGVSGRMDGLDDRLGGLHKRLDDLDNRLDRHEMRLDAMPSSVGAPIKERVDGIERLVREQLDNAIRSVDESGEGLRNLLGDTSVGLHRRLEDLAARPAVDPTEPLNGLEKRLENLAARLDAIEDGMSGRLGNLGGTIDEKLGKLDAAIVERPDTSSLRSLVERANAESERRNAGQLDEAMATFAELILGRGPSVHQMPPPPPRQTPRRNRSKVTVKSPNGASAHDTVTDDPDD
- a CDS encoding LuxR family transcriptional regulator; amino-acid sequence: MTWAPEPLHGREAELAAVNTLLADARGGRSAALVVRGEAGIGKSALLTEVARQAADMRVLVETGVETEMELPFAALHALFADTCEALDRLPDVQAGALRVALGRAAGPPPDRFLVGLAVLSLLAELAAERPVLCVLDDAHWVDRASAQALLFAARRLGSESVVLLFAARTGLAPEFPAPGVASLDLPRLDDESARHVLDAEAGDLPRPVRDQLLREAAGNPLALHELPAAHRAGRAPVYPLAPPDAGRGGTAPTHSAVEEEFAARIVALPAAARTALLVAAADGTCDTRVVLAAAERLGAGPADLEVLERERLLMFAEGCMGFHHPLIRTAVYGAATMPAKRAAHQALAEVLNGRNEEDRRNWHLAASSLGPDEAVAAALEQSALRARERGSHETVAAAFERAAALSPFGEERARRMVAAAEAAAEAGHREWAAQLAGCTEPVTDQPQLRARLALVRARLADEEGDVAETHRLLLEAVGPAARAAPDLAGEMLLWAVEAGWSARDRGMVEQVSDAAGELGLPGADHIRAHATLAAAQLPDDPDAPLPTAAAALAGMSECEGVGDPRATSSLAAWYLVAGDDTMALALAATAEREARSTGALGALPRVLAALATSRWHLGHWRDAAAAATDGLCIARDVGQHQVVDQLAGVLAHIAAARGDEMRFAAALGELHGRRPTARSVGITGSARGLLDLGLGRFDAAADRLGDAATSRGWWRGLSDQVEAAARAGRTADARRAADRYARWAEHTGQAWTRAIARRCQALVASEDAAAELFAEATALHRMDGTHPFERARTDLLHGEWLRRARRRSEARGPLRAAADAFAELGATPWAERARAELRATGETRSTSTMTGPAPDQLAELTPQELQVVRLAAAGLSNRDIGAQLFLSPRTVGYHLYKAFPKLGVASRAQLVRLDLPA
- a CDS encoding Arc family DNA-binding protein; the encoded protein is MPAIHIRNVPESMLSALRERAEAHGRSMQQEVLAILDAATTEPIPRQAPSPIQLVTARTSSSTTWRREDIYDDEGR
- a CDS encoding PIN domain-containing protein, with product MTTKVADRVVLDTNVLLTATDAGRAEYAKAREALDEWPARGTTLYTSGQILREYLSVATRPEERNGLGLSQQDSVANARALCGRLRLLDENEKVNARLLALLDDIGCGGKQVHDANIVATMLVHGVDTLVTGSVEDFTRFERLITVRKL